TCGGACACGAAGCCGATCGGGGCGAGGACGACGTCGCTCACCCCGTCGGTGGCCAGCTCCTCGAGGTGGTCGTTGACGTCGGGCTCGAGCCACGGCGTGGACGGCGCGCCCGAGCGCGAGCAGTAGACCAGGTCGTGGCGGTGCGCACGCCCCGTCGCCTCGCGCACCCGCCGGGCGATCTCGTCGGCCACGCTGCGGTGCTGCCGGACGTACGCGCCGCGCGGCTGCCCCGCCGGGTCGAGCGAGCCGCTGGTCTCCCCCATCGCCGTCGGGACCGAGTGGGTCACGAACACGAGCCGGGCCGTGTCCCCGTTGTCGGGCAGCTCCGAGAGCGCGGCCAGCACGGCATCGACGGCGGGCTCCACGAAGCCGGGGTGGTTGTAGTACTGCCGCAGCTTGTCCAGCCGCGGGGCGCCCGGCACCTGCTGCACCGCGTCGTAGAGGTTCTCCCGGTACTGCCGGCACGACGACCACGACGAGTACGCCGACGTGGCGAAGACCGCGGCGCGCTGGACGCCGTCCGCCGTCATCTGCGCGAGCGTGTCGGCGAGGTACGGGTCCCAGTTGCGGTTGCCGAAGTAGACCGGCAGGGCGATCCCCTGCTCGGCGAAGTCCTTCTCCAGCGCCGCGATCAGGGCGCGGTTCTGGTCGTTGATCGGGGACTTGCCGCCGAAGAGGAAGTAGTGCTCCCCCACCTGCTCGAGCCGCTCGCGCGGGATGCCGCGGCCGCGGGTCACGTTCTCGAGGAACGGGACCACGTCCTCGGGCTTCTCGGGGCCTCCGAACGAGAGGACGAGGAGGGCGTCGTAGGGCTGCACGTCGGGACCCGCGGAAGTCATGTCGACAGGATAGAGAGCGCCCCGATGCGCTCCGCGGGCACTCCTGGTCCGGACCGCCCGCCCATCGACGCGCAGATGGCCTACCGTGCGGCCATGACGACGCCCTTCGACGGCACCCGCTGGCGCAACTGGTCCGGCCTCGAGGAGGCCGTCCCCCAGCACGTCGAGACACCGGCCGACACCGCCGCGGTCGTCGACGCGGTACGCCGGGCGCGCCGCGACGGCACGACCGTCAAGATGACCGGCACCGGGCACAGCTTCACCGCGATCGCCGCGCCCGAGCACACGCTGCTCACCCCGGACGCGATGGCGGGGATCCTCGCCGTCGACCGCGAGGCGATGACCGTGACCGCCCGTGCCGGGACCCGTCTCGCGGACCTCAACCTCGCCCTCGAGCGGCTCGGGCTGTCGCTGCACAACATGGGCGACATCGCCGAGCAGACGCTGGCGGGCGCCACCTCCACCGGAACCCACGGCACCGGCGGCGTCGCGGCCGGCCTGGCCGCCCAGCTCGCCGCCCTCGAGCTCGTCGACGGGACCGGTGAGGTCGTGCGCGCCTCGGCGGGGGAGAACCCCGACGTCCTCGAGGTCGCGCGCGTCGGCCTCGGCGCGCTCGGCGTGCTGACCAGCCTGACCTTCCGCGTGGAGCCGCTCTTCGTGATCGAGGCGCACGAGCAGCCGATGCGCTGGGACGAGGCGCTGGCGTCCTACGACGACCTCGTCGCCGACGCCCACCACGTCGACATGTACTGGTTCCCCCACACCGACGCGATGATGGTCAAGCAGAACCACCGCACCGACCTCGAGCCGGGCGAGCAGGAACCGCCGTCGCGTCTCGCGGCGTGGCGCGAGGACGAGCTGGTCTCCAACACCCTCTTCGGGGTGCTGTGCCGCGTCGGGTCGCGCGCCCCAGCACTGATCCCCCGGATCAACCGGGTCGCCGGCCACGCCCTCTCCGAGCGGCGCTACACCGACCTGGCGCACCGCGTCTTCGTCAGCCCGCGGCGGGTGCGCTTCCGCGAGATGGAGTACGCGGTCCCGCGCGAGGTCGGCCTCGACGTGCTGCGCGAGTGCCGCCGGGTCATCGACGCGAGCGACTGGCGGATCGCGTTCCCGGTCGAGGTCCGGACCGCGCCGGCCGACGACATCGCGCTGTCGACCTCGCACGGCCGCGACAGCTTCTACCTCGCCTTCCACGTCCCGATGGACACCGACCATCGGCCGTACTTCGACGGCCTCGAGCCGGTGCTCCGCGAGGCGGGCGGGCGACCGCACTGGGGCAAGGTCCACACCCGCACGGCGGCCGACCTGGCTCCAGCGTACGACCGGTTCGACGACTTCCTCGCGATGCGCGAGCGGCTCGACCCGGACCGGGTCTTCGCCAACGCCTACCTCCGGCGGGTCCTCGGGGACTGACCGGGGACGAGCCGGCGTCGGACCGGCGTCAGACGTTGGCGGGCCCGCGCGGCATCGGGGCCTGCCAGCCGCGCACGAGCGCGAGCAGTCGCCAGCCCAGGCAGGTACCGAAGCCCGCCGCGGCGACCACGAGCAACGAGACGTCGGCCCGGTCGAGGACCACGGCGACGGCGGCCCCGGCCAGCGCCGGGGTGGCGTAGAGCGCGCCCTCGAAGATCACCGGCACCCGGCCGGCGAGGACGTCGCGGAGCACGCCGCCACCGATGCCGGTGACCATGCCGAGCAGCGCCGCGGGCAGCGGCCCGAGGCCGTAGTCGACGGCCTTGAGGGCGCCGGTCACGCAGAACAGCGCCAGCCCGAAGGCGTCGAAGAGGGTGACCACCCGCTCGAGGCGGCCCACGGTCGGGTGGAAGACGAAGGTGACGACGCCGGCGGCGACCGGGACGAGCAGGTAGCGCCAGTCCGCGAGCGCGGCCGGCGGGGTGGCTCCGATGAGGACGTCGCGGATGAATCCGCCGCCCAGCCCGGTGACGCCGGCGAGGACGGTCGCGGCGAAGAGGTCGAGGTGCTTGCGGACCGCGACCAGGGCGCCCGTCACCGCGAACACGAAGATGCCGAGCAGGTCGAGCACGACCAGCGTCACGGCGAGCTCGGGAGAGGGCACGGACGCACAGGCTAGTCGCACACCCGCGGCAGGCGCGCCGCAGGCGTAGCGCCGCCGGGGCGCGGCGCTGGCGTAGGCTCGCCGGAACGGATGCCGCGCACCACGACGGACCCATCCGCGACCCGCCCAGACCACCCGATCGCAGTCAGGAGCCCGCCGGCCATGGCACAGCTGACGTTCCGCGGACGCAGCGGTGACGGCAAGCGCCTGCTGCTGGTGGACGACGAGGGTCGCGAGCACTCCGTGGTGATCGACGCACGGCTCCGCCGCGCCCTCACGGGCGTGCCCGACAGCACCGGCCAGTTGGAGATCCCGATGGAATCAAGCCTCCGTCCCCGCGACATCCAGACGCGCATCCGCGCGGGTGAGACTCCGGAGTCGGTCGCCCACGCCGCCGGTACGTCGGTCGAGAAGATCATGCCGTTCGCGGCACCCGTGCTGGCCGAGCGAGCCCACGTCGCCGACCGCGCTCAGCTCGCCTCGGTGCGGCGCCGCTCGCCCGAGTCGGGTGCCCGCACCCTCGGCGAGGCCGTGAGCGCCCACCTGCGCACCCACAACGTCGACCCGAGCACGGTGGAGTGGGACGCCTGGCGCCGCGAGGACGGTCGCTGGACCCTCACCGGGCTCTACGACGTCGCCGGCCGCGCCGGCATCGCGACCTTCTCCCACGACCCGCGCGGCAACTTCGTCACGGTCGACGACGACGACGCCCGCTGGCTGGTCGGCGACGCGGCACCCGCCGCCGCGACCCCTGCGTCCGACGACCTCGCCGCCGCGCGCCAGCGCCGGCTCAGCGCGGTGGGCGACGAGGACCTCCCGCTCGGCGACGACGCCCTCGAGATGGTCTCCGGCGAGCAGCCATCGGCCACCGCGGAGGACGACACCGACGACGCCCCCACGGCTGAGCTGGCCGCGCTCGGCACCGAGCAGCCCGTCGAGGCCTACCTCGAGGGCACCGACGACGTCGCCCGCGCCGGGTCGTCCGAGCCGGCCGGCACCGACGACGCCCCCGACGAGCAGCCGGCCGCGCCGGCCGCCTCCGAGCCGCGCAGCAAGCCCGCGCGCAAGCGGGGCCGTGCCTCCGTCCCGAGCTGGGACGAGATCATGTTCGGCGGCGGCAAGAACGACTGACGGTGCGCCTGACCCACATCGGCGTCCACCCGCTCAAGTCCGGCGCCGCCCGCTCCGTCACGTCCGCCTCCGTGCTGCCGCGTGGCCTGCGCGACGACCGGTCGTGGATGCTCGTCGACGCCGAGGGGCGCCTGGTGTCCGCCCGCGAGTCGCGTGCGCTGCTCACCGTGGTGGCCGACACGTCGACCACCGACCCGACCGTGGCCGCCGGCCTGCGTCTGCGGGCGCCGGACCTCGACGACCTCGACCTGGCGGTCCCCACGGGCGACACCGTGCCGATCCGGTTGCACTCCCTCGACCTGCACGCGGTCCCGGTGCCGGAGGCGGACGCCTGGCTGGCGAAGGCGCTCGGTCGCGACGACGTACGCCTGGTGTGGTGCGACGACCCCACGCGGCGTCGGCTCCAGCCGGGCTTCTCGGTCGAGACCGACCACACCGCGTTCGCCGACTCCTTCCCCGTCACCATCGCCTCGCTCGCCTCGCTGCGCCGGCTCGACGACTGGATCACCGAGCAGGCCCTCGAGCGCGGCGAGGAGCCGCCGGAGGCCTTGCCGATGGAGCGCTTCCGCCCCAACCTGGTCGTCGACGGCGACGAGCCGTTCGCCGAGGACCGCTGGCGATCGGTCACCGTGGGCGCCGTGCGGTTCCGGGTGGCCAAGCCGGTCGGCCGCTGCGTGATGACCACCATCGACCCGGGGACGCTGACCACCGGCAAGGAGCCGGTCCGCACCCTCGCGCGTCGCCGGCTCGACGACGGCAAGACGTTGTTCGCGGTGCACCTCGTGCCGGAGACCTCCGGCCGGGTGAGCGTGGGCGACGAGGTCGTCGCCGACTGATCAACGCCCGGTCGCGACCGGGCGGGACGGGTCGGTGACCCACCCGCTCCAGCTGCCGGGGTAGAGCGCGGCGTCGATGCCCGCCGACGCCATCGCGACCAGGTCGTGGGCGGCCGTGACCCCCGACCCGCAGTAGGCCGCGACGGTTCGAGCGGTGTCGGCGCCGACGGCGGCGTAGACCTCGCGCAGCCGCTCGGGCGCCAGGAACCGGCCCCGCTCGTCGAGGTTGGCCGTGGTCGGCACGTTGACCGCGCCCGGGATGTGCCCGGCGACCGGGTCGACCGGCTCGGTCTCCCCCGCGTACCGCTCGACGGCCCGGGCGTCGACGAGGACCTCGACGTCGGTGACGTCGTCGGGGCCGACGACGCGCATCTGCTTGGTGGGGCTGACGTGGAAGTCCCCGGGCTCCGGTCGGACGTCCCCCGCCTCGACCGGGTGGCCGTCGGCACGCCAGGCGCTCAGGCCGCCGTCGAGGACCCGCACGTCGCGGTGACCGTGGTAGCGCAGCAGCCACCAGGCACGGGCCGCGGCGCGACCCTCCCAGTCGTCGTAGACGACCACCGGGCGGTCTCCGAGCACGCCGACACGGCGCATCGCTGCCTCGAAGGTCCCCTCGTCCGGCAGCGGGTGGCGCCCGCCGTCGCCGGGCGGTGCCGCGAGGTCGGCGTCGAGGTCGACGTACGCCGCTCCCGGAACGTGGCCGGCCCGGTGCTCGTCCCGGCCGGGTGGCCCGCCCATCCGGTAGCGCACGTCCAGCACGGTGACGTCGCCCAGCTCGCGGGCGAGGGCGTCCGGCGTGACCAGCGGGCCGCGGTCGGACAGGGCCCGGGGAAAGTCGTCCATGCCCGGCACGGTAGCCGTCGCCCCGGAGGGTCGCTGTGACAAGATCGCCCGGACATGGCTGAACTGCACTTCTTCACGGGCACGATGGACTCCGGCAAGTCGACGCTGGCGCTCCAGACCAACCACAACCACGCGGCGCGCGGACGGGTCGGGCGGATCTTCACCACCCACGACCGCGCCGGCCAGGCGGTGCTCTCCAGCCGGCTCGGGCTCACCCACGACGCGCTCGAGGTCGACACCGACTTCGACTTCTGGACCTACGTGGTCGACACCCTCACCCGCGGCGGTCGCATCGACTACCTGATCTGCGACGAGGCCCAGTTCTACTCCCCCGCCCAGATCGACCAGCTCGCCAAGGTCGTCGACGAGCTGCAGATCGACGTGTTCGCGTTCGGCATCCTCACCGACTTCCGCTCCCAGCTGTTCCCGGGCAGCGGCCGGCTCGTCGAGCTCGCCGACCGGATGAACGTCCTGCAGGTCGAGGCGCTGTGCTGGTGCGGCAAGCGCGCCACCCACAACGCGCGCACGGAGGACGGCGTGATGGTCACCGACGGCGAAGTGGTCGTGGTCGGCGACGTCGACCAGGTCGACGAGCCGCCCGCCCACGTCGCGTACGAGGTGCTGTGCCGCCAGCACCACCGGCGGCGACTCACCGCCGCGCGGGCCAAGGCCGTCAGCCTGGCGCCGGAGCCGCTCCCCTTCGGATGAGCCCTGGGCGGTTGAGTCGCCCAGAGACTCAGCTGCCGTCGATGACGGCTGAGTCTCCTGGAGACTCAGGTGCTGATGTCGGTTGAGTCTCCCAGGGACTCAACATGCCATGGGGGGTGAGTGGAGGTTGAGTCTCCGGGAGACTCACTCGTGCAAGGTGGCGCCGGGACCCCGGAAAGCCCGGCTCAGCCGAGGAGGATCGGGATGCTCATCTCGGCCGAGGTGAGCGACCCGTGCAGGCCGACGAGCGTGGTCTCGTAGGCGAAGTCGCGCGACGACACGACGGCCACATCCTCGTGGCAGGCGACCATCACGTCGCCCAGCCGCGGCAGGACGCCGGGGTGGACGGCGCCGAACCAGCCGCGCGCGACCGCGTCCTCGCGGGCGAGCACCGTGGCCCGTGGTCCGAGCACCTCGCGCCAGGTCGCGACCACGTCGGCGACCGCGCCGGCGGAGCAGTACACGTGGCGGAAGCGGGCCTCCCCGCCGAGGAGGGCCACGCCGTCGCGCATCCCGTCGACCGCGTCGACGTCGACCCGGGCCTGCGTGGGGCTGTCGACCATGCCGTGGTCGGCGACCACGAGCAGCCGGGTCGACGACGGCAGCGCCTCGCGGAGCTGCTCGGCCTCGGCGTCGACCATCGCCAGCTGTTGGAGCCACTGGGAGGAGGCGACCCCGAACTTGTGCCCGGTCCAGTCGAGGTCGGAGTCGTAGACGTAGGTCAGCGACGGGGTGTGCGCGGAGGCCGCCACGACCGCCGCGATGCGCTCGCCGACCCGGTCCGCGCCGACGTAGGTCGCGCCGCGCTGCGAGGCGACCGTGAGCCCGGATCCGTCGAAGTCGCGCTTGTTGACCGACGTGACGTGCACGCCGGCCCGCGCCAGCCGACCGAACGCGGTGGGGTGGGGCTGCCACTCGAGCGGGTCGACGTGCTTGTCCCAGCCGAGGTGGTTGATGAGCCGGTTCGTGCCCGGGATGCGGGCCGTGTAGCCCACCAGGCCGTGCGCGCCGGGTGGCAGACCGGTGCCGAGCGAGGTCAGCGAGGTCGCGGTCGTCGACGGGACCCCGGCCGTCCCGGTCACGCTGCCCTCCACGAGCGAGGCGAGGTAGGGCGCCGCGTGGGCGTGGCGGGCGAGCAGCTCGGCCCCGAGGCCGTCGACGAGGAAGACGACGTAGGACGGCGCGGACGGCAGCTCGAGGCCCGTCGGGTGGTCGGCCAGCGGCACCCCCAGCGCGCGCGCGACCGAGGGGACGACGTCGGCGAGCGAGCGGTCGCCGTACGCGGGCTCGGTCAGACCGGCCCCCTGCGACGCGGAGGGCACCGGGGGCACCGAGGTCACCGGGCGGTCATCCGCGGGTGCTCGCCGACAGGGCGTCGGCGAAGGCCAGCAGCCCGCCCACCGCGTCGGCGCCCTCGGCCGCGGCGGAGACGCGCAGCGTGTAGTCGTCGCCGGCCAGCGTGCCGGTGTAGCCGTGGTCGGCGTCGCAGGAAGGGTCGGAGCAGCCGGCCGGCTCCAGGTCGAGGCGTCCGACGCCGCCCCAGCCGATGGTGAGCACCGCCTCGGCGGGCGGCGCGACGCCGGCGGTCGGGTTCGCGACCATCCGCGTGACGACGACCGTGCGGATCGAGGCCAGGGTCACCGCCTCCGTCGTGGTGGACGTGTACGGCTCGGGCAGCAGGTCGTCCCCGGGGTGCTCGTCGGTGTGGGCGATGACCAGTCGGGTCGGCGTCAGCAGCAGGGCGGTGAGGTGCCGGCGCACCTCCTCGTGGTCGAAGGTCGTCTCGTGGTGGACGAAGTAGGAGACGACGTCCTCGCCCCCGGCGGCCGAGAACACGCCGTCGGCGACGACCTCCGGGTAGTAGCCGGTGCGGTGGATCGCCTGGCGGAGCTCGTCGGAGACGTCCGCGACGCGGGTGGAGCGGGGCATGGATGAAGTCTGTCACGCAACCCCGGTCAACCGGGGAGCGTGTCCCCCGGCATCGTGGACAGCCGCCGCACGAACCAGTCCGAGCGGGGGTCCTTGACCGGCTCGACCCGCACGCTCGCACCGAGGACGGTGGCGCCGTCGGCCCCCGCCAGCACGAGCGGGAGCTGGAGCGCCCGGACCTGCGGCAGGTCGTGCTGCAGCTGGGCGACTTGGCGCACCAGCCGCTCGATCTCCGCGACGTCGACGATCTCGCTGCCGCGGTAGCCGAAGAGCAGGGGCGATGCCTTGATCTCGCGGACCATGTCCTGCGCGTCGTGGTCGGCCAGCGGCGGGATCCGGTAGGACCGGTCGCCGAGCAGCTCGCTCAGCGGGCCGCCGATGCCGAACGACAGGACGGGGCCGAAGAGCGGGTCCTCCATCGTCGCGATGGTGACCGGGACCCCGGGCGGCGCGTTGCGCTGGACGACGAACCCGGCGCGTGCCGCGTCGGTGATGACCTGGTTGAGCGTCGTCCAGGCGTCCTGCATCTCCTCCGGGGTGTCGATGTTGCGCCACACGTGTGCGAGGTCGGGGCGGTCGCGCAGGTGCTCGGCGGTCGCCTTGAGGACGACGTCCCAGCCGAGCTGCTCGCCCGCGGCGACCGCCTCGTCGAGGGACTCCACGGCGTAGGTCTCCCACAGGTGGATGCCGTACGCGGCCAGCAGCCGGTGCTGCTCGGGGAAGTCGAGCTCGCGGCCCTCGGGGTGCTTCATCAGCAGCTCGTTGACGAGGTGCCGGGCGGCGTCGCGGTCGTTGACCTCCGCCTCGCCGCCACCGGTCTGTGGCACGCGGACCCACACGGCGTACTCGACGACGCGCGCGAGCGCCCGGACCGCCGCCTCGACCTCGGGGTAGGACGGCACCGATCCCCGTCCGGCGCTCGAGCCGGCGACGTCCGGCACGCGCAGCAGCTCGGGGACGCCCTCGGTGCCGAGGAAGGTCGACACGATCGGCTTGTCGGACTGCTCACCGACCGCGGCCAGCACGTTGGCGACGTCCTCGCGGGCGCCGGCGACGTTGAGCGGCGGGATGAAGATCGCGACCACCGAGTCGACCTCGGGGTCGTCGATCGCGGCGTCGAGCGCGTCCTCGAAGTCCTCCGCCGTGGCGTCGGCGCCCAGGGCGACCTGCTTGTTGACCACGAGGCCGACCGAGTTGGCGGCGTCCGCGGCGAGCAGCCCGAGCGCGTCCGAGTTGCCCACGATCGCCACCCGACGCCCGCGCGGCAGCGGCTGGTGCGCCAGCAGCTGGGCGACGTCGAACATCTCCTCCAGCGACTCGACCTGGATGATCCCGGCCTGGCGGAACATCGCGTCGACGGCCTCGGTGGGCGCCGCGATCTTGCGGACCGCGTGGCCCATCGGCACGCCCTGGGAGCTGCGCCCGGAGCGGACCGCGACGATCGGCTTGCGCCGGCTCACCCGCCGCGCGATCCGGGAGAACTTGCGCGGGTTGCCGATCGACTCGAGGTAGAGCAGGACCACCTCGGTGGCGTCGTCCTCCTCCCAGTACTGCAGGAGGTCGTTGCCGGACACGTCGGCGCGGTTGCCGGCGCTGACGAACGTGGTGAGGCCGAGGCCGCGGTTCTGGACCTTCTCCAGGATCGCCGAGCCCAGCGCGCCGGACTGGCAGAAGAAGCCGGCACGACCGCGCGGGGGCATCACCGACGACAGCGAGGCGTTGAGCGAGACCTCGGGGTCGGTGTTGATGATGCCGAGCGCGTTGGGGCCGATCAGCCGCAGGCCGTAGGAGCGCGACAGCCCGACCAGCCGGCGCTGGCGCTGGCGGCCCTCCTCGCCGGTCTCGGCGAACCCCGAGGAGATCACCACCAGCCCGTGGACGCCCTTCGCGGCGCAGTCGAGCACGACGTCCTGCACTGCCTCGGCCGGCACGGCGACGACCGCGACGTCGACCTCGCCGGGGATCTCCCCCACCGACTTCCACGCCGGCATGCCGGCGACGGAGTCCGCGCTCGGGTTGACCACGTGGATGCGGCCGGAGAAGTTGCCGAGCACGAGGTGGCGCACGAGGGCGCGGCCGATCGTGTCCTGGCGGCGGCTCGCGCCGATGATCGCGACCGACTTCGGCGAGAAGAACCGCTCGATGGACGCCTGCTCCGCACGGTGCTCGCGCTGCTCCATCACGCCGATCGCGGTCTCGGTCGGGTCGATGCGGAAGACCAGCTCCATCACGCCGTCCTCGAAGGCGCTCTTCACCTGGTAGCCGGCGTCCTTGAAGGTGTGGATCATCGCCTGGTTGTCCGGCAGCACCTCGGCGACGAACTCCTCGACGCCGCGCTCGCGCCCCGCCTGGGCGAGGTGCTCGAGCAGGAGCTGGCCGATCCCGCGCCCCTGGTGCTTGTCCTCGACGAGGAACGCCACCTCGGCGTAGCCGGGGCGGATGGTGTCGTAGCGACCGACGGCGATCATCTTCCCCGCGACCAGCAGGATCAGCGCCACCCGGTCGCGATGGTCGACGCGGGTGAAGCGGTCGAGGTCGCGCTCGGAGAGCTCGGGCATCGGCGAGAAGAACCGGTAGTACTTCGACTGGTCCGAGACGCGCGCGTAGAACTCGACGAGCAGCGCCCGGTCCTCGGGCTGCATCGGGCGGATGTGCGCCGTACGGCCGTCGCGCAGCAGGACGTCGGCCTCCCAGTGCCGTGGCGGCGCCGTCGTACCCGGCTCGTCGGTCGTCGCGTCCACGTCGCTCACACCGGCAATCTATCGGTGATACCCCGCCCGGCGTGCCCCTGTCGGCGGACGCGCCCCGACCGGGGACAATGGCCGGCATGGCACGACGTACGACGAAGCAGCCCCTCCCGGACGACTTCGAGGAGCACATCCTCGACACCGACATCCGCGACGAGATGCAGACGTCGTTCCTGGAGTACGCCTACTCCGTCATCTACTCCCGCGCGCTCCCCGACGCCCGCGACGGCCTCAAGCCCGTCCAGCGCCGGATCCTCTACACGATGGACGACATGTCGCTGCGGCCCGACCGCGGCCACGTCAAGAGCGCCCGCGTCGTCGGCGAGGTGATGGGCCGGCTGCACCCGCACGGCGACGTCGCGATCTACGACGCCCTCGTCCGGATGGCGCAGCCGTGGTCGATGCGGCTGCGCACCGTCGACGGGCACGGCAACTTCGGCTCGCCCGACGACTCCCCCGCCGCGATGCGCTACACCGAGTGCCGGATGGCGCCCGCCGCGGTCGCGATGACCGCCTCCATCGACGAGGACACCGTCGACTTCAAGCCCAACTACGACTCGCGCGAGATGGAGCCGGTCGTGCTGCCGGCCGCGATCCCGCACCTGCTCGTCAACGGCTCGGCCGGCATCGCGGTCGGCATGGCCACCAACATCGCGCCGCACAACCTGGTCGAGGTCGTCCAGGCGCTCAAGCACCTGATCACCCACCCCAAGGCATCGCTCGACGACCTGATGCGGTTCGTCCCCGGTCCCGACCTGCCCACAGGGGGAAAGATCGTCGGGCTCGACGGGATCCGCGACGCCTACGAGTCCGGGCGCGGCACCTTCAAGATGCGGGCCACGGCCCGGGTCGAGTCGGTCACCGCCCGCCGCAAGGGGATCGTCGTCACCGAGCTGCCCTACGGCGTCGGCACCGAGCGGGTGATGGAGCAGATCAAGAAGCTGGTCCTGGCCAAGAAGCTGCAGGGCATCGCCGACATCAAGGACCTCAGCGACCGCGACCACGGCCTGCGCCTGGTGATCGAGGTGAAGAACGGCTTCGTCCCTGAGGCGCTGCTCGAGCAGCTCTACCGCCAGACCGCGATGGAGGACTCGTTCGGCATCAACGCGGTCGCGCTCGTCGACGGCCAGCCCCGCACGCTCGGCCTCAAGCAGCTGCTCGAGGTCTTCCTCGGCCACCGCTTCGACGTGGTGCGGCGGCGCTCGGTCTTCCGGCGCACGAAGGCCGCCGACCGGCTCCACCTCGTCGACGGCCTCCTCATCGCGATCCTCGACATCGACGAGGTCATCCAGGTGATCCGCTCCTCCGACAACGCCGCCGCGGCCAAGGAGCGCCTGATCCAGGTCTTCGAGCTCTCCGAGGTCCAGGCCGACTACATCCTCGACATGCCGCTGCGCCGGCTCACGAAGTTCTCCAAGCTCGAGCTCGACAAGGAGAAGGCCGAGCTCGAGCGCACCATCGAGCACCTCGACGCGATCCTCGCCGACGAGAAGCTGCTGCGGAAGGTCGTCTCCGACGAGCTCGGCGACGTCGCCAAGGAGCACGGCACCCCGCGCCGGACCGTGCTGCTCGGCGCCGCGCCGGCGGTCTCGGCCGCCGCGACGGCCGTCGAGGTGTCCGACGACCCGTGCTTCGTGCTGCTCTCCTCGACCGGCCTGCTCGCCCGTACGCGCGACACGTCCGCGCTGGGCTCGGGCGGCGACCGGGCCAACCACGACGTCGTCGTGTCCGCGGTGCTGACCTCCCGGCGCGGCGAGGTCGGGCTGCTCACCAACCGCGGCCGGCTGGTGAAGGTGGC
This genomic interval from Nocardioides palaemonis contains the following:
- a CDS encoding DNA gyrase/topoisomerase IV subunit A: MARRTTKQPLPDDFEEHILDTDIRDEMQTSFLEYAYSVIYSRALPDARDGLKPVQRRILYTMDDMSLRPDRGHVKSARVVGEVMGRLHPHGDVAIYDALVRMAQPWSMRLRTVDGHGNFGSPDDSPAAMRYTECRMAPAAVAMTASIDEDTVDFKPNYDSREMEPVVLPAAIPHLLVNGSAGIAVGMATNIAPHNLVEVVQALKHLITHPKASLDDLMRFVPGPDLPTGGKIVGLDGIRDAYESGRGTFKMRATARVESVTARRKGIVVTELPYGVGTERVMEQIKKLVLAKKLQGIADIKDLSDRDHGLRLVIEVKNGFVPEALLEQLYRQTAMEDSFGINAVALVDGQPRTLGLKQLLEVFLGHRFDVVRRRSVFRRTKAADRLHLVDGLLIAILDIDEVIQVIRSSDNAAAAKERLIQVFELSEVQADYILDMPLRRLTKFSKLELDKEKAELERTIEHLDAILADEKLLRKVVSDELGDVAKEHGTPRRTVLLGAAPAVSAAATAVEVSDDPCFVLLSSTGLLARTRDTSALGSGGDRANHDVVVSAVLTSRRGEVGLLTNRGRLVKVAVLDIGAELPATANDPNVAGGVPLTELVSLEAGERVLALTTLASDGWGLALGTRDGVVKRVNPEVLNRDDWEVIGLKDGDEVVGAVELRTGDEELCFISTDAQLLHFPASGVRPQGRSGGGMAGIKLGLGQRVAFFGAFDPADAVVVTASGSSTALEGTEPGAVKVTPFSEYPGKGRATGGVRSHRFLKGEDVLVTAWAGPGPARAAAASGAPVELPAATGKRDGSGVPAPQPIAAVAPPAASQVDADASEPPATAPVEG
- a CDS encoding bifunctional acetate--CoA ligase family protein/GNAT family N-acetyltransferase; translated protein: MSDVDATTDEPGTTAPPRHWEADVLLRDGRTAHIRPMQPEDRALLVEFYARVSDQSKYYRFFSPMPELSERDLDRFTRVDHRDRVALILLVAGKMIAVGRYDTIRPGYAEVAFLVEDKHQGRGIGQLLLEHLAQAGRERGVEEFVAEVLPDNQAMIHTFKDAGYQVKSAFEDGVMELVFRIDPTETAIGVMEQREHRAEQASIERFFSPKSVAIIGASRRQDTIGRALVRHLVLGNFSGRIHVVNPSADSVAGMPAWKSVGEIPGEVDVAVVAVPAEAVQDVVLDCAAKGVHGLVVISSGFAETGEEGRQRQRRLVGLSRSYGLRLIGPNALGIINTDPEVSLNASLSSVMPPRGRAGFFCQSGALGSAILEKVQNRGLGLTTFVSAGNRADVSGNDLLQYWEEDDATEVVLLYLESIGNPRKFSRIARRVSRRKPIVAVRSGRSSQGVPMGHAVRKIAAPTEAVDAMFRQAGIIQVESLEEMFDVAQLLAHQPLPRGRRVAIVGNSDALGLLAADAANSVGLVVNKQVALGADATAEDFEDALDAAIDDPEVDSVVAIFIPPLNVAGAREDVANVLAAVGEQSDKPIVSTFLGTEGVPELLRVPDVAGSSAGRGSVPSYPEVEAAVRALARVVEYAVWVRVPQTGGGEAEVNDRDAARHLVNELLMKHPEGRELDFPEQHRLLAAYGIHLWETYAVESLDEAVAAGEQLGWDVVLKATAEHLRDRPDLAHVWRNIDTPEEMQDAWTTLNQVITDAARAGFVVQRNAPPGVPVTIATMEDPLFGPVLSFGIGGPLSELLGDRSYRIPPLADHDAQDMVREIKASPLLFGYRGSEIVDVAEIERLVRQVAQLQHDLPQVRALQLPLVLAGADGATVLGASVRVEPVKDPRSDWFVRRLSTMPGDTLPG
- a CDS encoding DUF5998 family protein, encoding MPRSTRVADVSDELRQAIHRTGYYPEVVADGVFSAAGGEDVVSYFVHHETTFDHEEVRRHLTALLLTPTRLVIAHTDEHPGDDLLPEPYTSTTTEAVTLASIRTVVVTRMVANPTAGVAPPAEAVLTIGWGGVGRLDLEPAGCSDPSCDADHGYTGTLAGDDYTLRVSAAAEGADAVGGLLAFADALSASTRG